From a single Micromonospora pallida genomic region:
- a CDS encoding glycosyltransferase — protein sequence MRILIVTAGSRGDVAPFTGLGQRLQQAGHQVALAAHDRFADLVRDCGLEYRALPGDPVELVRARTAAPSPEAAGAVFAAFLDELGEGVLTATAAGTDILLTAFGPAPLSRVVAEGFGIPSLGVYLAPGVPTREFPPPGWPDAGHLSPADNLAAGRELLARTGVLYADVLRRLRARLDLPASTGETPNPPDDWLICHGYSSAVVPRPTDWPTNVHVTGYWWPAGPPGWQPPDLLVDFLQAGPPPVFVGFGSMTPTHERLHEVVAAAVKRAGVRAVVQSGWAELGPAGDDTLLVGDLPHDWLFPRTAAVVHHAGAGTTGAGLRAGVPALPVPVLVDQPFWADRLHRLGVAPPPLPIHELTTDTLTDALRSCLGRSTYRDRATELAHQVRADDGPAAVLSLITQLDGERPAS from the coding sequence ATGCGAATTCTGATCGTGACAGCGGGCTCGCGAGGTGACGTCGCGCCGTTCACGGGCCTGGGCCAACGGTTGCAGCAGGCAGGCCATCAGGTGGCGCTGGCCGCACACGACCGGTTCGCGGATCTCGTACGCGACTGCGGCCTGGAGTACCGGGCCCTCCCCGGCGATCCGGTCGAGCTGGTACGCGCACGGACCGCCGCGCCCTCCCCGGAGGCCGCCGGAGCGGTCTTCGCCGCGTTCCTCGACGAGTTGGGCGAGGGTGTGCTGACAGCCACGGCCGCCGGCACCGACATCCTGCTCACCGCGTTCGGCCCGGCCCCGCTGAGCCGGGTCGTTGCCGAAGGCTTCGGCATCCCGAGCCTCGGCGTCTATCTCGCGCCCGGGGTCCCCACCCGCGAGTTCCCGCCACCTGGCTGGCCCGACGCCGGGCACCTGTCGCCGGCCGACAACCTCGCCGCCGGCCGCGAACTGCTCGCCCGGACCGGCGTCCTCTACGCCGACGTGCTGCGACGGTTACGCGCTCGGCTCGATCTCCCCGCCTCCACCGGAGAGACGCCGAACCCGCCGGACGACTGGCTGATCTGCCACGGCTACAGCTCGGCGGTGGTCCCCCGACCCACGGACTGGCCCACGAACGTGCACGTGACCGGGTACTGGTGGCCGGCCGGTCCGCCGGGATGGCAGCCTCCGGATCTGCTGGTCGACTTCCTCCAGGCTGGCCCTCCTCCGGTGTTCGTGGGCTTCGGCAGTATGACCCCGACCCACGAGCGGCTCCATGAGGTCGTCGCGGCCGCCGTGAAACGTGCCGGCGTGCGCGCCGTCGTCCAGTCCGGCTGGGCCGAACTCGGACCCGCCGGTGACGACACCCTGCTCGTCGGCGACCTGCCACACGACTGGTTGTTCCCCCGGACGGCTGCCGTGGTCCACCACGCCGGAGCGGGCACCACCGGGGCCGGGCTACGCGCGGGAGTACCAGCGCTCCCCGTGCCCGTCCTGGTCGACCAGCCCTTCTGGGCGGACAGGCTGCACCGCCTCGGCGTCGCGCCGCCCCCACTGCCGATCCACGAGCTGACCACCGACACCCTGACCGACGCGCTGCGGTCCTGCCTTGGCCGATCGACCTACCGCGACCGCGCCACCGAACTCGCGCACCAGGTCCGTGCCGACGACGGGCCAGCCGCCGTGCTCTCGCTGATAACGCAACTCGACGGCGAGCGGCCGGCTTCGTAG
- a CDS encoding adenylate kinase family protein, whose translation MRLAVLGPPGSDRETIAGTIAAHLGVPSIRLLDVLQAGIRASAPAALQALQHMNAGELVPDHVLLSMIRDRLTQPDVVAGFVLDGFPNHPVTAVALDAVLSDLGTPVDRAIDLVLPDAEVLRRLAGRRTCRGCGRLWHTEFAAPARPDVCDRCGGELFQRYDDSPERITAGLQSYRPAAAVTLDHYGSLGKLISIDATRTPAEITARALA comes from the coding sequence ATGCGCCTGGCCGTTCTCGGACCACCCGGCTCCGACCGGGAGACCATCGCCGGCACCATCGCCGCCCATCTCGGCGTTCCCTCCATCAGGCTGTTGGACGTCTTGCAAGCCGGGATTCGGGCGAGCGCCCCGGCCGCGCTCCAGGCCCTGCAGCACATGAACGCCGGTGAACTCGTGCCGGACCACGTACTCCTGTCCATGATCCGCGACCGTCTCACCCAGCCCGACGTCGTCGCTGGCTTTGTCCTCGACGGCTTCCCCAACCACCCCGTCACCGCCGTGGCGCTCGACGCCGTGTTGTCCGACCTCGGCACACCCGTCGACCGGGCGATCGACCTCGTCCTGCCCGACGCCGAGGTCCTGCGCCGGCTGGCCGGTCGCCGTACATGCCGTGGCTGCGGCCGACTCTGGCACACCGAGTTCGCCGCCCCGGCACGCCCCGATGTCTGCGACCGCTGCGGAGGCGAACTGTTCCAGCGCTACGACGACAGCCCCGAGCGCATCACCGCAGGCCTACAGTCCTACCGACCAGCCGCGGCAGTCACGCTCGACCACTACGGCTCACTCGGCAAGCTGATCTCCATCGACGCGACCCGCACACCGGCGGAGATCACTGCCAGGGCACTCGCTTGA
- a CDS encoding bifunctional polysaccharide deacetylase/glycosyltransferase family 2 protein, whose product MVFVLLGGLLFIEAYANAAFVPDHKATPQGQGEVPVEVRTGGPILNVGADGRTQSHRLPPRTLALTFDDGPDPRWTPEVLRVLARHEVPATFFVVGTQVVRHPELARTMVAAGHELGVHTFTHANLADLPAWQRRLEYEQTQMAIASATGVRTSLLRFPYSSRADAYKDGDWPLLRQAGELGYLTVVNDVDSRDWAKPSIETMIANVTPLGYAGAVSLWHDAGGDRSGTVAALDRYIPLMKSRGYRFTTVTGGLNLTLADAGVVVAGHTPVGFGERWRGDVLALAVRSADAMFSFFGVLFVVVGVLTLGRTLLLFLLALRHARRRRRHNWSWGPPVTEPVSVVVPAYNEKEGIAAAVRSLAGGDHPGGIEVVVVDDGSTDGTADIAEALRLPNVRVVRKPNGGKPSALNTGVALARFNLIVMVDGDTIFEEDSVRRLVQPFADPRVGAVAGNVKVGNRGSLIAKWQHIEYVIGFNLDRRLYETLRCMPTVPGAIGAFRRQALNQVGGMTDETLAEDTDITMALGRAGWHVVYEETARAWTEAPTTLGQLWKQRYRWSYGTIQAMWKHARSVFDRGDSGRFSRRCLGFLALYGVLLPLGAPVIDLLAVYGLIFLDRTETVLAWLAMLGLQFVTAITAFRLDREKLGVLWVLPLQQFAYRQLMYVVLLQSVVTALTGGRLGWQKLRRTGLAPPSLAGPVSK is encoded by the coding sequence ATGGTGTTCGTGCTGCTCGGAGGGCTGCTCTTCATCGAGGCGTACGCCAACGCCGCCTTCGTGCCCGATCACAAGGCCACCCCGCAGGGCCAGGGCGAGGTGCCCGTCGAGGTACGCACCGGCGGCCCCATCCTCAACGTCGGCGCGGACGGACGTACCCAGTCGCACCGCCTGCCGCCCCGGACCCTGGCGCTGACCTTCGACGACGGACCGGATCCGCGCTGGACGCCGGAGGTGCTCCGGGTGCTGGCCCGGCACGAGGTGCCGGCCACCTTCTTCGTCGTGGGCACGCAGGTCGTCCGGCATCCCGAGCTGGCCAGGACGATGGTGGCGGCCGGACACGAACTCGGCGTGCACACGTTCACTCACGCCAACCTCGCCGACCTCCCCGCCTGGCAACGTCGACTGGAGTACGAGCAGACCCAGATGGCGATCGCCAGCGCCACCGGGGTCCGGACCTCCCTGCTGCGCTTCCCGTACTCGTCCCGAGCGGACGCGTACAAGGACGGTGACTGGCCGCTGCTGCGGCAGGCCGGTGAGCTGGGCTACCTCACGGTGGTCAACGACGTCGACAGCCGGGACTGGGCGAAACCCAGCATCGAGACGATGATTGCGAACGTCACGCCGCTGGGCTACGCGGGAGCTGTCTCGCTGTGGCACGACGCCGGTGGCGACCGGTCGGGTACGGTCGCCGCCCTCGACCGGTACATCCCGCTGATGAAGTCGCGCGGTTACCGCTTCACCACGGTGACCGGCGGGCTGAACCTCACGTTGGCCGACGCGGGCGTCGTGGTGGCGGGCCACACCCCGGTCGGGTTCGGTGAGCGGTGGCGTGGTGACGTGCTGGCGCTGGCGGTGCGTAGTGCCGACGCCATGTTCAGCTTCTTCGGTGTGCTCTTCGTGGTCGTCGGGGTGCTCACCCTCGGGCGTACCCTCCTGCTGTTCCTGCTCGCCCTGCGGCACGCGAGGCGGCGTCGGCGGCACAACTGGTCGTGGGGTCCGCCGGTGACCGAACCGGTCTCGGTGGTCGTCCCGGCGTACAACGAGAAGGAGGGCATCGCTGCGGCGGTGCGGTCCCTGGCGGGCGGCGACCATCCCGGCGGGATCGAGGTCGTCGTGGTCGACGACGGATCCACCGACGGCACCGCCGACATCGCCGAGGCCCTGCGGCTGCCGAACGTACGGGTGGTGCGCAAGCCGAACGGGGGCAAGCCGAGCGCGTTGAACACCGGCGTCGCGTTGGCCCGGTTCAACCTGATCGTCATGGTGGACGGGGACACCATCTTCGAGGAGGACTCGGTCCGGCGACTGGTCCAGCCGTTCGCCGACCCTCGCGTGGGAGCCGTGGCCGGCAACGTCAAGGTGGGCAATCGCGGCAGCCTGATCGCCAAGTGGCAGCACATCGAGTACGTCATCGGATTCAACCTGGACCGCCGTCTGTACGAGACACTGCGGTGCATGCCCACCGTGCCGGGCGCGATCGGCGCGTTCCGCCGACAGGCGCTCAACCAGGTGGGCGGGATGACCGACGAGACGCTGGCCGAGGACACCGACATCACCATGGCGCTGGGCCGGGCCGGCTGGCACGTCGTGTACGAGGAGACGGCCCGGGCGTGGACCGAGGCGCCGACCACCCTCGGGCAGCTGTGGAAGCAGCGGTACCGCTGGAGCTACGGCACCATCCAGGCGATGTGGAAGCACGCGCGCTCGGTCTTCGACCGGGGCGACTCGGGCCGGTTCAGCCGGCGCTGCCTGGGCTTCCTCGCGCTGTACGGGGTGCTGCTGCCGCTTGGCGCGCCGGTGATCGACCTGCTCGCCGTGTACGGCCTGATCTTCCTCGACCGGACGGAGACCGTCCTGGCCTGGCTGGCGATGCTCGGTCTACAGTTCGTCACCGCGATTACCGCGTTCCGACTGGACCGGGAGAAGCTCGGCGTGCTCTGGGTGCTTCCGCTGCAGCAGTTCGCCTACCGGCAGTTGATGTACGTGGTGCTGCTCCAGTCGGTGGTCACCGCGTTGACCGGTGGCCGGCTGGGCTGGCAGAAGCTGCGCCGGACCGGGCTCGCGCCGCCGAGCCTGGCAGGGCCGGTTTCGAAGTAA
- a CDS encoding glycoside hydrolase family 6 protein, translating to MARTVYRTGRPRWALVPAGFVLTAILVGCGGGAPEGGVDNSAPFSPPPPPPVYYVDPDSEAAQQVDRWKNAGRTADAETLRRISARPSAKWLVGGDAPVREEVDAYLTQATVAGQIPVLVIHNVPDRDCGRQDSDSGGAATGQEYQRWIRDLAGGIKGRPVSVVLEPGAVPDAVGRCVRNRTERLLLLRDAVAVLKSTGAARVYLDAGHPGWISDTAALATTLRQAGIDDADGFALNVANFVRTPDNVRYGQQLSDALGGDVRFVIDTSRNGTGPVASATVKGAPSWCNPPGRALGEEPTDAPGLDRVDALLWIKYPGESDGACRPGEPERGVWWPEYALALARNAAR from the coding sequence GTGGCTCGCACCGTCTACCGCACCGGGCGCCCTCGCTGGGCCCTCGTGCCGGCCGGGTTCGTACTAACCGCGATTCTGGTGGGCTGTGGCGGCGGCGCTCCGGAAGGTGGTGTCGACAACTCCGCGCCGTTCTCGCCGCCCCCGCCGCCGCCGGTCTACTACGTGGACCCGGACAGCGAGGCCGCTCAGCAGGTCGACCGGTGGAAGAACGCCGGCCGGACCGCCGACGCGGAGACACTCCGCCGGATCAGCGCCCGCCCGAGCGCGAAGTGGCTGGTCGGCGGCGATGCCCCGGTTCGCGAGGAGGTCGACGCCTACCTGACCCAGGCGACGGTCGCGGGCCAGATTCCGGTCCTGGTCATCCACAACGTGCCGGACCGGGACTGCGGCCGGCAGGACTCCGACTCCGGGGGAGCCGCGACCGGCCAGGAGTACCAGCGCTGGATCCGGGACCTGGCCGGCGGGATCAAGGGCCGGCCGGTTTCCGTGGTCCTCGAACCCGGCGCGGTCCCGGACGCCGTGGGTCGGTGCGTCCGCAACCGTACGGAACGGCTTCTGCTGCTGCGTGACGCGGTCGCCGTACTCAAGAGCACCGGCGCGGCCCGGGTCTACCTGGACGCCGGGCACCCGGGCTGGATCAGCGACACCGCAGCACTGGCCACGACCCTGCGCCAGGCCGGCATCGACGACGCCGACGGCTTCGCGCTCAACGTCGCCAACTTCGTCCGTACGCCGGACAACGTCCGCTACGGCCAGCAATTGTCCGACGCCCTCGGCGGCGATGTCCGGTTCGTCATCGACACGAGCCGCAACGGCACCGGCCCGGTCGCCAGCGCCACCGTGAAGGGCGCACCGAGCTGGTGCAACCCGCCGGGCCGGGCGCTCGGCGAGGAACCCACCGACGCTCCCGGCCTCGACCGGGTCGACGCGCTGCTCTGGATCAAGTACCCGGGCGAGTCCGACGGCGCCTGCCGCCCCGGCGAGCCCGAGCGCGGCGTCTGGTGGCCCGAGTACGCTCTCGCGCTCGCCCGCAACGCGGCCCGCTGA
- a CDS encoding nitronate monooxygenase, translated as MDLDLCSLPVIAAPMAGGPSTPRLVAEAARAGSLGFLPAGYRTPEQLAADMTAVRAGTDAFGVNLFVPDRGPVDRSRVLTYRDLIAPTAERLGVELGAARWADDDYWHAKVDLLAASPVPWVSFTFGLPDVDTVTRLRRAGTRLLITVTSQQEAQLATDLAPDGLVVQSAEAGGHRGVFDQHRAPGGEPLPDLVRGIRAVTGLPVIAAGGLATSAQVAGVLRAGAEAAQVGTALLLADEAGTRPTHRRAIADPSSTTVPMRAFTGRIARGVSNAFSSRYEPAAPAGYPAIHHITAPLRRWAADHDDRDHLHLWAGTGHRQARTGKAADLLTALVP; from the coding sequence ATGGACCTGGATCTCTGCTCGCTGCCGGTGATCGCCGCGCCGATGGCGGGAGGACCGTCGACCCCTCGACTCGTGGCGGAGGCCGCGCGGGCGGGTTCGCTGGGCTTCCTGCCGGCCGGCTACCGCACCCCCGAACAGCTCGCGGCCGACATGACGGCGGTACGCGCCGGCACGGACGCCTTCGGGGTCAACCTGTTCGTCCCCGACCGTGGACCGGTGGACCGCAGCCGGGTGCTCACGTACCGCGATCTGATCGCGCCGACGGCCGAGCGGCTCGGCGTCGAGTTGGGCGCCGCACGCTGGGCGGACGACGACTACTGGCACGCGAAGGTGGACCTGCTGGCCGCTAGCCCGGTGCCCTGGGTGAGCTTCACCTTCGGGCTGCCGGACGTCGACACCGTTACGCGCCTACGACGAGCCGGCACCCGTCTGCTGATCACCGTGACGAGCCAGCAGGAGGCCCAACTCGCCACGGACCTGGCACCGGACGGCCTGGTCGTGCAGTCGGCGGAGGCCGGTGGTCACCGTGGCGTCTTCGACCAGCACCGCGCGCCGGGCGGGGAGCCCTTGCCCGATCTCGTACGCGGCATCCGGGCGGTCACCGGTCTCCCCGTAATCGCCGCCGGCGGCCTCGCCACATCCGCGCAGGTCGCCGGGGTGCTCCGGGCGGGAGCGGAGGCCGCGCAGGTCGGCACGGCACTCCTGCTCGCCGACGAGGCGGGCACCCGACCGACGCACCGCCGCGCGATCGCCGACCCCTCGTCCACCACCGTGCCCATGCGTGCCTTCACCGGCCGGATCGCCCGTGGCGTCAGCAACGCCTTCAGCAGCCGGTACGAGCCGGCCGCACCGGCCGGCTACCCCGCCATCCACCACATCACCGCACCACTGCGACGGTGGGCCGCCGACCACGACGACCGCGACCACCTCCACCTGTGGGCCGGCACCGGCCACCGGCAGGCGCGCACCGGCAAGGCCGCTGACCTGCTGACCGCGCTCGTCCCGTAG
- a CDS encoding potassium transporter Kup — protein MTDAQGPRGRDSETASRSLAVRNPRVDAPVPVPLVVGALGVVFGDIGTSPIYTMQTVFNPGDPHPVPISPGVVFGVVSLVFWSVMIIVTVTYVLLAMRADNQGEGGIMALITLLRRSAAERGRAAPALAALGIFGAALFFGDSMITPAISVLSAVEGLKVVEPSLAGLVVPITAVIIVLLFLVQRRGTSAVGRLFGPVMIIWFVTISACGVAGITQHPDILRALSPTYALEFLAGHFGVAFFALAAIVLAVTGAEALYADMGHFGRRSITRAWLVLVFPACVLSYLGQGALILRDPANVSGLFFRLVPDWGRLPLVGLATAATVIASQAVITGAYSVASQAAKLGYLPRLRVTHTSASVIGQVYVPWINWLLMVSVLTLVFAFRSSAALAYAFGMAVTATITISTLIFFYISHWRWRVRPWLLALGAVPLLVVDLLFVAANTTKLIHGAWLPLLIGLTAFTVMTTWQRGRQIVAAERQRREGSLHDFVEELRDNPQNVRCVAGTAVFLNPGKQTAPLAMRANVEHNHVRHEHVLILSILTEPVPRVPADQRIVVDDLGYADDGIVHVTARFGYLENPNVPEVLRKVDPAATEGRMGLDQASYFLSKVELRPGPLPTMPLWRKRLFVATSYLTADAAEHFGLPRDRTVIMGSRIEV, from the coding sequence GTGACGGACGCGCAGGGACCGCGCGGGCGGGACAGTGAGACCGCGTCGCGGTCCCTGGCGGTCCGCAATCCGCGCGTCGACGCGCCCGTGCCGGTCCCGCTCGTGGTGGGCGCACTCGGAGTGGTGTTCGGTGACATCGGCACCAGCCCGATCTACACCATGCAGACCGTGTTCAATCCGGGCGACCCACACCCCGTCCCGATCAGCCCGGGGGTCGTGTTCGGAGTCGTCTCGCTGGTGTTCTGGTCGGTGATGATCATTGTCACCGTCACCTACGTGCTGCTGGCGATGCGCGCCGACAACCAGGGCGAGGGCGGCATCATGGCGCTGATCACCCTGCTGCGGCGGTCGGCTGCGGAACGCGGCCGGGCCGCTCCGGCACTTGCCGCCCTGGGCATCTTCGGCGCCGCGCTGTTCTTCGGCGACAGCATGATCACCCCGGCGATCTCGGTGCTGTCCGCGGTGGAAGGGCTGAAGGTCGTCGAACCGTCGCTGGCCGGACTCGTCGTGCCGATCACCGCGGTGATCATCGTGCTGCTGTTTCTGGTGCAGCGACGGGGAACCAGCGCCGTCGGTCGGCTCTTCGGCCCCGTCATGATCATCTGGTTCGTGACCATATCCGCGTGCGGCGTGGCTGGCATCACGCAGCACCCGGACATCCTCCGAGCGCTGTCGCCGACCTACGCGCTCGAGTTCCTGGCCGGTCACTTCGGTGTGGCGTTCTTCGCCCTGGCCGCGATCGTGCTCGCGGTGACCGGTGCGGAGGCACTGTACGCGGACATGGGGCACTTCGGTCGCCGGTCGATCACCCGGGCCTGGCTGGTCCTGGTGTTCCCGGCCTGCGTACTGAGCTATCTGGGTCAGGGAGCACTCATCCTGCGGGACCCGGCGAACGTCAGCGGACTGTTCTTCCGCCTCGTGCCCGACTGGGGACGGCTACCGCTGGTCGGGTTGGCCACCGCGGCGACGGTGATCGCCTCCCAGGCGGTGATCACCGGCGCGTACTCGGTCGCGTCGCAGGCCGCCAAGCTGGGCTACCTGCCTCGGCTGCGCGTCACGCACACCTCCGCATCCGTGATCGGCCAGGTCTACGTACCGTGGATCAACTGGCTGCTGATGGTTTCGGTGCTCACCCTGGTGTTCGCCTTCCGGAGTTCAGCGGCCCTGGCGTACGCGTTCGGCATGGCGGTGACCGCGACGATCACCATCAGCACCCTGATCTTCTTCTACATCAGTCACTGGAGGTGGCGCGTCCGGCCATGGCTGCTCGCCCTCGGCGCTGTCCCGCTGCTGGTGGTGGACCTGTTGTTCGTCGCGGCCAACACGACCAAGCTGATCCACGGGGCGTGGCTGCCGCTGCTCATCGGCCTGACCGCGTTCACCGTCATGACCACCTGGCAGCGTGGTCGCCAGATCGTCGCCGCCGAGCGACAGCGCCGCGAGGGGTCACTGCACGACTTCGTCGAGGAACTACGCGACAACCCGCAGAACGTACGGTGCGTCGCGGGCACGGCGGTCTTCCTCAACCCGGGCAAGCAGACCGCGCCGCTGGCCATGCGCGCCAACGTCGAGCACAACCACGTACGCCACGAACACGTCCTGATCCTGTCGATCCTGACCGAACCAGTGCCCCGCGTCCCCGCCGACCAGCGCATCGTCGTCGACGATCTCGGTTACGCCGACGACGGGATCGTCCACGTCACGGCCCGCTTCGGCTACCTCGAGAACCCGAACGTGCCCGAGGTGCTCCGGAAGGTCGACCCGGCCGCCACCGAGGGCCGGATGGGGCTGGACCAGGCGTCGTACTTCCTGTCGAAGGTCGAACTCCGGCCAGGTCCCCTGCCGACGATGCCGCTCTGGCGCAAGCGGCTGTTCGTCGCCACGTCCTACCTCACCGCCGACGCCGCCGAACACTTCGGCCTGCCCCGCGACCGGACGGTGATCATGGGCTCCCGCATCGAGGTGTAG
- a CDS encoding sensor histidine kinase — MPRGELRVYLGAAPGVGKTYAMLEEARRRAERGTDVVIGLVETHGRRHTAAMIGGLDIVPRRTITCRGTELTEMDLDAVLARAPEVALVDELAHTNVPGSRNDKRWQDIQELLDAGITVLTTVNIQHLESLNDVVAQITGTTQHETVPDQVVRAAEQVEIVDMTPEALRRRMAHGNIYRPDRIDAALGNYFRVGNLTALRELALLWLADKVDEQLDAYRTQQGITATWEARERVVVALTGGPEGETLVRRAARIAARSKGTDLLAVHVARSDGLAGTDPAQLARQRVLVESLGGTYHQVLGTDIPAALLDFARGVNATQLVLGASRRGRFAQILSRGVGVTTTARSGPIDVHLVTHAEAGRGRRTVGVPAALSRRRRLLGYGFALLGMPLLTLLLAALPDLTLANDILIFLAAIVGVALVGGLWPALLAALGGSLLLNWFFTPPFRTLTIAEGDSLLALGVFVGVAVAVSWVVDVAARRTREAARASADAQTLAAVAGNVLRGQRPLPALLEQLQETFALRAVSVLELAAEAAGRPGRDREEDAWRVVASVGEAPAGSPSAGETAVPVDERLTVVLSGRRLEAADRRIVEAFAAQAAVALRQERLAEEAAAARPLAEADRMRTALLAAVSHDLRTPLASAKAAVSSLRSRDVDFDAEDRDELLATADESLDRLGRLVANLLDMSRLQAGALGVHPIPIGLEDVVPRALDELGPQAADVTTDIPADLPAATADPGLLERVLVNLVANALRYSPPGRPPTITASAHSGQVELRVVDTGPGIAEDQWERVFLPFQRLGDRDNTTGVGLGLALSRGLAEAMGGSITPETTPGGGLTMVLRLPATTPTEPTEGPQE, encoded by the coding sequence GTGCCACGAGGGGAACTGCGCGTCTACCTCGGTGCCGCACCCGGCGTCGGCAAGACCTACGCCATGCTCGAGGAGGCGCGGCGCCGCGCCGAGCGCGGCACGGACGTGGTGATCGGACTCGTCGAGACCCACGGCCGCAGGCACACCGCCGCCATGATCGGCGGACTGGACATCGTCCCCCGCCGCACGATCACCTGTCGGGGCACTGAGCTCACCGAGATGGACCTCGACGCGGTCCTGGCCCGCGCCCCCGAGGTTGCCCTGGTCGACGAACTCGCCCACACCAACGTGCCCGGCTCGCGCAACGACAAGCGTTGGCAGGACATCCAGGAACTCCTCGACGCCGGGATCACCGTGCTCACCACGGTCAACATCCAGCACCTGGAATCGCTCAACGACGTCGTCGCCCAGATCACCGGCACCACCCAACACGAAACCGTCCCCGACCAGGTCGTCCGCGCCGCCGAACAGGTCGAGATCGTCGACATGACCCCCGAGGCGCTTCGCCGACGGATGGCACACGGCAACATCTACCGCCCCGACCGGATCGACGCGGCGCTCGGCAACTACTTCCGGGTCGGCAACCTCACCGCCCTGCGCGAGCTGGCCCTGCTCTGGCTCGCCGACAAGGTCGACGAGCAACTCGACGCGTACCGGACCCAGCAGGGCATCACCGCGACCTGGGAGGCCCGCGAGCGGGTGGTCGTGGCGCTCACCGGCGGACCCGAGGGAGAGACCCTGGTCCGGCGCGCGGCCCGGATCGCCGCCCGCAGCAAGGGCACCGACCTCCTTGCGGTGCACGTCGCCCGCAGCGACGGCCTCGCTGGCACCGACCCGGCGCAACTCGCCCGACAACGGGTGCTGGTGGAGAGCCTCGGCGGCACCTACCACCAGGTCCTCGGCACCGACATCCCGGCCGCCCTGCTCGACTTCGCCCGTGGCGTCAACGCCACCCAGTTGGTGCTCGGCGCCAGCCGTCGCGGTCGCTTCGCGCAGATCCTCTCCCGCGGCGTCGGCGTCACCACCACCGCCCGGTCCGGTCCTATCGACGTCCACCTGGTCACCCACGCCGAGGCCGGACGCGGCCGGCGTACGGTGGGAGTGCCGGCAGCGCTGTCCCGCCGCCGGCGGCTGCTCGGATACGGGTTCGCGCTGCTCGGTATGCCGCTGCTCACCCTGCTGCTGGCGGCGCTGCCCGACCTCACCTTGGCCAACGACATTCTGATCTTCCTCGCCGCCATCGTCGGCGTCGCCCTGGTCGGTGGGCTGTGGCCCGCGCTGCTCGCCGCGCTGGGCGGGTCCCTGCTGCTGAACTGGTTCTTCACCCCACCGTTCCGCACCCTGACCATCGCCGAAGGGGACAGCCTGCTCGCCCTGGGCGTCTTCGTCGGCGTCGCCGTCGCGGTCAGTTGGGTCGTCGACGTCGCCGCCCGGCGCACCCGGGAGGCCGCCCGCGCATCCGCCGACGCGCAGACCCTCGCCGCAGTCGCCGGCAACGTCCTGCGCGGGCAGCGCCCCCTGCCGGCGCTGCTGGAACAGCTCCAGGAGACCTTCGCACTGCGTGCGGTCAGCGTCCTGGAACTGGCCGCCGAGGCTGCCGGACGCCCCGGCCGGGACCGGGAGGAGGACGCCTGGCGAGTCGTCGCCAGTGTCGGCGAGGCGCCAGCCGGCAGCCCGAGCGCAGGCGAAACGGCGGTACCCGTCGACGAACGTCTCACCGTCGTGCTCTCCGGCCGACGGCTGGAGGCCGCCGACCGTCGCATCGTCGAGGCGTTCGCCGCACAGGCCGCCGTCGCGCTCCGGCAGGAACGCCTCGCCGAGGAGGCCGCCGCCGCCCGGCCCCTGGCGGAGGCCGACCGGATGCGCACCGCGCTGCTCGCCGCCGTCAGCCATGACCTGCGCACCCCCCTCGCCTCGGCCAAAGCCGCCGTGTCCAGCCTGCGTAGCCGCGACGTCGACTTCGACGCCGAGGACCGGGACGAACTGCTGGCCACCGCCGACGAGTCCCTCGACCGGCTCGGCCGGCTGGTGGCCAATCTGCTCGACATGAGCCGCCTGCAGGCCGGCGCCCTCGGTGTCCACCCCATCCCCATCGGCCTGGAGGATGTCGTACCCCGGGCCCTGGACGAACTCGGCCCGCAGGCCGCCGACGTCACCACCGACATCCCCGCCGACCTGCCGGCGGCCACCGCCGACCCGGGCCTGCTGGAGCGGGTCCTGGTCAACCTCGTCGCGAACGCCCTGCGCTACAGCCCACCCGGGCGACCGCCCACCATCACCGCCAGCGCCCACTCCGGCCAGGTCGAACTACGCGTCGTCGACACCGGCCCCGGCATCGCCGAGGACCAGTGGGAGCGGGTGTTCCTGCCGTTCCAGCGCCTCGGCGACCGCGACAACACCACCGGCGTCGGCCTCGGCCTCGCCCTGTCCCGCGGTCTCGCCGAAGCGATGGGCGGCAGCATCACCCCCGAGACCACCCCTGGCGGAGGACTCACCATGGTGCTGCGGCTGCCCGCCACCACACCGACCGAACCCACGGAGGGCCCGCAGGAATGA